In Eulemur rufifrons isolate Redbay chromosome 15, OSU_ERuf_1, whole genome shotgun sequence, the genomic stretch GTTGTTACGCGAGTCAGTCTGGTCTTTAGTGGATTCTCAGGATCCGCTGAGGCCCTCCACTGAACTTGCTGCTGCTCCCGCTCGTCCTCGTTGGCAGGTCTTACGTGGGAGTGGTGTACCCAAGTCGCCACTccgtcaacctttagggcagtgggggtaacaagaatagtctgaaaaagtcccttccacctgggctccagggtcttgctattatgCCGTTTTAACCATACCCAATCTCCCGGCTGGTAAGGGTGCCCATTAGCCTTTTCTCCTGCCGGTCGGGTGACCTGATAAATGGCTCAAagggcaggccagatctggctctgaaccctttgcagggcctgcacagcctgtagtacttctatagggtgttcaggcagggtctcaggtttcatttttggaattaccGGTGGAGGAGCACCGTATACTATCTCAAAGGGGGTTAGGCCTAAATGGTAGAGGGTGTTCCGGGCTCggaacagggcaaagggaaggagcgtcacccagtccccgccagtctccagaaccaatttagtcaaagtctcctttagagttctgttcattctctctacctgccctgagctctggggattatatgcacaatgtagtttccaatctgcccccagagcccgggcgagtccctgactaacttgacttgtgaaggctgggccgttgtcagaccctatgctctccggcagcccatatctgggaactatttcttccagcattttcttggctactattaaagcagtttctcttttagtaggaaaagcctctacccaccctgagaaggtgtctaccataaccagcaagtacttgtacccatatttccctggccttacctccgtgaaatctatttcccaaaacaatccTGGCCGCCTCCCCTGTTCCCTGGTACCTGCATGGGTCCCTCTGATCCTCCCCGGCTGCATGACCTGGCAGACACGACAGTCCTTGACaatgctttctgctgtctttccttgtgatttgaatctgagttgtgcagtgtccagcagctgcaacatctttttcttgcctagatgCGTTGTCTGGTGCAAGTGTCTCAGCAGATGGTTCCCCAAGGCTTCAGGAACTACTAGGTGATGCTCTCTGTCTTGGAACCAACCATCCTTACCCTGCGTTGCCTGAagtttttctctggcccagtCCATGTCCATACTGGAATAGTCCGGTTGAGGGGGTATCTCTCCCATTCCTGGGGGCGGCAGGCTCAAGTGTAGGACATCTGTTGGTGTAGGTCCTTCTGCAGCCCTCTTGGCCTCGGCATCCGCGGCCCGGTTGCCTCGAGCTTCTagggagtcccccttctggtgtcccggagtgtggactacagccactgcctttggtaacaggatagcttctagcaattgaagtatttcaggcttatgtttgatttctttgccctctgccgtgaTGAAGCCCCTTTCTTTATAGAGGGCTCCATGTATGTGCACTGTCCCAAAGGCGTAGCGGCTGTCAGTATATAccgtcagcctctttccctgggcccggcgaagggcttccgttaatgcaatcagctcagccttctgggcgGACGTTCCCTGTGGAAGGCGTGCAGCCCAGATAAGGTTGCCTTGTCCATCTACTATGGCTGCTCCTGCgtacctgtgtccctccctgacgAAGCTACTCCCGTCTGTGAACCAGGTCAGGTCGCTGTTCGCAAGAGGGCGGTCCTGCAGGTCCTtccgggccatctgggtctccgccaggatctcaaggcagctatgctcaggcGTTGCCGGTCCAGGATCTGGCAGAAGCGTGGCTGgattcaggatggcaggagctcGAAACTCGATACGGGGAGTATCTAACAGAAGCCCCTGATAGTGAGTCAACCTCGCATTTGTAATCCATCGCCCTGGTGGCTGCTTCAGGATCCCCTCTATGGCATGAGGGGTGGTAATTCGCAGAtgctgacccagggtgagcttgtcGGTGTCTTTGACCAGCAAGGCTGCGGCTGCGATGATACGCAAACACGCCGGCCACCCTGCCGCTACGGGGTCAAGTTTCTTGGACAGATATGCTACTGGCCGCCTCCACGGTCCCAGCATCTGTGTGAGCACCcccttggctttcttttttttttcctttttctttcatccacaaagaggtggaactccttcgtggggtcagggagggctagGGCCGGGGCCTCTAGCATGGCTGTTCTCAAGGCTTGGAAGGCGCTCTCCATTTGCCTAGTCCATTCCCAAGCCTGACCTGCCTTACACACTTCATAAAAGGGTCGAGCCTTTTCTGCAAACCCTGGGATCCAGAGGCGGCAGTACCCTACTGATCCCAAGAACTCCCTTACTTCCCGACATGAGGTCGGAGTGGGTATTCTTAACACAGTCTGTTTCATTGCCTCAGTTAGCCATCTTTgtcctccctttattttatatcctagatAGGTGACTTCTTCCTTGCAGATCTGGGCCTTCGTAGCACTAGCCCGGTACCCCATCTCGCCCAGCGCCCTGAGTAAGTCCTTGGTGCCCTCTAAGCAGGTCTGTGAGGTTGGGGCAGCTAGTAACAGATCATCTACATACTGTAGCAGGGTCACCTCTGGATGACTGGCCCGGTACTCACCCAAGTCTTCATGGAGGGCCTCGTTGAACAGGGTGGGTGAGTTCTTAAACCCCTGGGGTAGCCGTGTCCACGTCAACTGTCCTCGGATTCCCCTCTCCTCATCTtgccattcaaaggcaaatatttcctggctgcgcggggctactgccaagctgaaaaaggcatcctTTAAGTCCAGGACAGTATACCAggtttgtgttggaggaagggaactcagcagggtgtaggggttgggaaccgtagggtggatgtctaggacGCATGcgttgacctccctgaggtcctgcacAAGCCGATAATCCTTTCCACCCGGTTTCCTCACTGGCAGCAGGGGAGTATTCCAGGCTGACTGGCACCTCCGGAGGATCCCGGCGTCTAGGAGCCTTCGAATGTGAGGCGTTATTCCCACTCTAGCTTCTTGGGGCATGGGATACTGTCTGACTCGGGCCGGTTCAGCTCCCGGTTTCAGCTCAATATAAAGAGGAGGCCGATGctctgcccatcctgctccccctgtctcagcccaggcttcAGGAAACTCTCGAAGCCAgtgttccatctctccttcctgacgGATCCCCACAGGCTGGTATAGTCGGTACTCATCCGCCTGGGCCAAggtcaggacttgagtaacctgagggctgctgatatggttccctttagcatcagttactattattcctttgtcttcaaaatagataCGGGCTCTTAGCTTTGTAAGTATATCTTTTCCTAACAAGGGGGTGGGGCACTCCGGAATGACCATAAAGGCAtggctcacttgccctgagctcaggTCTAGCTTTTGCCGGGTAGTCCATCGGTAGGGTCTGGTTCCGGTTGCCCCCTGCACCCAACTAGTCTTGTTGGACAACTTTCCAGTGGTTCCAGTGATTACTGAATGTTCTGCTCCTGTgtctaccaagaaactgactgggttcccctccacttctatagttaccctgggctcggggaggggatccgaaccccgtcttccctattcactgtcttctccctgccccgctgTTAAGACTCTCTTAGGCGATGCTTTCCCCCCTagccccccttttttcttaggACATTCTCTAGCCCAATGCCCCCTCTCCTTGCAATTTGCACACTGGTCTTTCTCTAGCCTTCTCCTCCGGGggcggcctcctctctcctccccaaactcttttcTCCCGAGCGTGCTCCCTGTAGCTGCCAGAAGAATCTTGGCCatctctttgttggcttttctagtttccccagcctggaactttctatcttcttgtctaatcctttctagcctctcttccggggtctccctattattatagactttctcagccacctctaatagatcttgtatagtcttttcacataatctatccatcctctgtacttttctccttatatcaggggctgcctggtttacaaaggccatcattactgccgccttgctctcttctgccgtAGGATCTATGGGAGTGTACTGTCTGAAAGCCTCCATAATCCTCTCCAGATAGGCTGCTGGACTTTCCTCGGGCCCCTGCCGAACATCCCCTACCTTAGCCAAATTGGTCGGCTTTCATGCCGCCGCCCGgagaccggccattagagtctggcggtagacccggagatgctccctaccttcagcctcattgtaatcCCAGGGGGGTCATTCAAGTGGGAACGCCCGGTCTATGATCCCTGGATTAGTGGTGGGTCTGCCGTCATCTCCTGGAACCAGTTTCCGTGCTTCtccctgtattctttccctttcttcagtggtaaaaagaacttttagtagttgctgacagtcatcccaggtgggctggtgagtgaacaaaacagaatctaaaaggttaatcagatctttaggattctctgagaagttggtattttgagacTTCCAGTTATACAGATCACTAGTCGAAAAAGGCCAATATTGGTAAGCCTGTTCCCCGTCAGCTTGCGGGGGCCCTATTGCACGCAGGGGAAGAGCCATGACTGGTTCTGGGTCCAGTGTTCTAGCGGCCCGCTGCCGGGTCCCGTACGCCGGGCCATCCACTAAgggagctgcagtggctggggctgcggctgcagtggctggggctgcggctgcagtggctggggctgcggctgcagcggGGTTATAAGGTGGGGGTGGAATACACTCCTGGTCTATTAGGTCAGGATAGGGAGTGGAGTCCGGAAGAACAGAGGGCGAGTCCAAAGGGGTGCCTTTTGTAGTCCCCGATTTGGActccccctctttcctggcctcctttgctaCCGTGATCTTGCTGTCTCCTACTGGGAGCAGGATCTTCCTCAACCAGAGTGGGGGGTCCTGGACTAAGTCTTACCAGACAATAATGTATGGAATCTGGTCAGGATGACCGTGGGGCCCTTTGTCGAACaccatttcttttactttggaaatgataccagagtCAAACGTTCCATCCCGGGGCCATCCAACCCCGAAAGTTGGCCACTCAGActtacaaaacttaataaatttgcctttcctgatttctatagcGAGGTTGTGAGCCCtatccttgacttctttgaaatgatctatgaggatagacagaggcgttgtctgtgtctgccccatgctcacaaagggaacgggggaagggggtttctctcaggtgtccaCCTGGCTGCGTCCCTCGTGGGAACTTAGGCGCatcttggctaaggtgtacccgtataaaccccgggcctggtcactcctttttaggggagtgaatcaccgttatgccatATGACGCCGCCACAGaatcgcaggttaggacccactcagattccgtagccgTGGCCGTGGAACCTTATACAGTCAcgcttcactcattcaatcaggCAGACAGACTTTATGTGGGGGGGTCTATTCGCAGCCACACTAGGATTCCTATTACAACCCAGTAAAAAAGTGTGAGGGCGCACCTCTGTGGGGTTCCCCAAGAAGGAGGGGCAACAGTGTATAGACCGATACCAAATACCAGAACCAGTGAGCCCACAAGAATAAGCTGCAACCAAAAAGCAGTAACTCCAGAGACCGAGGGAATCATCGAAAGGATGACCCTAGGCGACAGGGTTCCGGGGCCTCGGCGGGGCCACCGGCCCAGAGCTGAAAGACTCTGTGGGCTGCAGTGAATAAAGAGAAGTAGCGGGGGGaatgggctggggggtggggtgcggtGGAGAGTTATTAGTCCACCCTTGTCTGCCGCCTCTGCGACAAACAGGACATTTAACTCCGTTGTTAATCGGGAAACTTTGGGGACTAAAGatagagctgctttctctgcacatcagatcaaatccacgctcctgtgagtgaagaagaaacataaaacacggaCAAAAGCGGCGAGATACGCCACAATCTGACACTAAAAGCGAAGCAAGTG encodes the following:
- the LOC138395602 gene encoding uncharacterized protein — protein: MPQEARVGITPHIRRLLDAGILRRCQSAWNTPLLPVRKPGGKDYRLVQDLREVNACVLDIHPTVPNPYTLLSSLPPTQTWYTVLDLKDAFFSLAVAPRSQEIFAFEWQDEERGIRGQLTWTRLPQGFKNSPTLFNEALHEDLDPGPATPEHSCLEILAETQMARKDLQDRPLANSDLTWFTDGSSFVREGHRYAGAAIVDGQGNLIWAARLPQGTSAQKAELIALTEALRRAQGKRLTVYTDSRYAFGTVHIHGALYKERGFITAEGKEIKHKPEILQLLEAILLPKAVAVVHTPGHQKGDSLEARGNRAADAEAKRAAEGPTPTDVLHLSLPPPGMGEIPPQPDYSSMDMDWAREKLQATQGKDGWFQDREHHLVVPEALGNHLLRHLHQTTHLGKKKMLQLLDTAQLRFKSQGKTAESIVKDCRVCQVMQPGRIRGTHAG